From Pseudomonas fluorescens, one genomic window encodes:
- a CDS encoding copper-binding protein, with protein MKLTMIAVASTVFALSLSVHAEDMPGMKMEGMEMKQETKQAPVATVDGTIKAIDPTKHTVTIAHGAVPSVQWPPMTMAFSATEDQLTGLAAGDRVSFSFRLEGGKATIVSIRK; from the coding sequence ATGAAACTGACCATGATTGCAGTTGCAAGCACCGTATTTGCGCTTTCACTTTCTGTCCATGCTGAGGACATGCCGGGCATGAAAATGGAGGGTATGGAAATGAAGCAAGAAACAAAGCAAGCTCCAGTAGCCACCGTCGACGGAACGATCAAGGCTATCGATCCTACGAAGCATACCGTGACCATTGCCCATGGCGCTGTTCCATCAGTGCAATGGCCACCGATGACTATGGCTTTTTCCGCGACAGAGGATCAGTTGACAGGGCTGGCAGCCGGAGATCGCGTCTCGTTTTCCTTTCGCCTAGAGGGTGGCAAAGCCACAATTGTTTCTATAAGGAAATGA
- a CDS encoding DUF6957 family protein, whose amino-acid sequence MANSPEHELLQEGWISSAGTSLSQGEIEALVAERFPRKAYCTVEDWLIFHVDEPAESLARVRAIGLEPMFMYSHCVIYDGHGRFPPGGWVRSTLCKSFDGVCLFETRNTIYVLVGQGREMKASLKTIFGLC is encoded by the coding sequence ATGGCTAATTCTCCTGAGCACGAGCTGCTGCAGGAAGGCTGGATTTCGTCAGCTGGTACGTCGCTATCCCAAGGCGAGATAGAGGCATTAGTGGCAGAGCGCTTTCCCCGCAAGGCGTACTGCACAGTCGAAGATTGGCTCATCTTCCACGTGGACGAACCTGCTGAGTCGCTTGCCCGAGTTCGTGCAATAGGCCTTGAGCCGATGTTCATGTACTCGCATTGCGTCATCTACGACGGGCACGGACGGTTCCCACCTGGAGGGTGGGTGCGCTCGACCCTATGCAAATCATTCGATGGCGTTTGCCTGTTCGAGACGCGAAACACGATCTATGTGCTGGTGGGTCAGGGACGCGAGATGAAGGCCTCGCTGAAGACAATATTCGGCTTATGTTAA
- a CDS encoding isocitrate lyase/PEP mutase family protein, which yields MHKTSPHELRKIFRALLAGQKSLTTASVFDPLSARIAADLGFEVGILGGSVASLHVLGAPDIALITLSEFVEQARRIGRVAQLPVIADADHGYGNALNVMRTVTELERVGIAALTLEDTLLPAPFGGPAFSLISIEEGIGKLRAAQRARQDAELALIARTHASAQPLTEVIKRIGAYQDAGADGICLVGVRDFEHLEAIAEGLRIPLMLVTYGNAALRDQQRLSQLGVRIVVNGHAACFAAIKATYDSLRAQREIADKDNLTPSELSHRYTSPNEYITWAEEFMSVTG from the coding sequence ATGCATAAAACCAGTCCTCACGAACTGCGCAAAATTTTCCGAGCCCTCCTTGCCGGCCAGAAGTCACTCACAACCGCCTCCGTCTTCGATCCTCTGTCAGCCCGTATAGCTGCCGATCTCGGCTTTGAGGTCGGTATCCTTGGCGGTTCGGTTGCCTCGCTGCATGTGCTTGGTGCCCCCGATATCGCGCTGATCACGTTGAGCGAATTTGTTGAGCAGGCAAGGCGTATCGGTCGGGTCGCCCAGCTGCCAGTGATTGCCGATGCCGATCACGGGTACGGCAACGCCCTTAACGTCATGCGTACCGTAACGGAGCTGGAGCGCGTCGGCATTGCTGCATTGACCTTGGAAGATACTCTCCTGCCAGCTCCATTCGGAGGCCCAGCCTTTTCTCTTATTAGCATAGAGGAAGGCATCGGCAAACTGCGAGCCGCTCAGCGAGCTCGTCAAGATGCTGAATTGGCCCTGATCGCTCGTACCCACGCCAGCGCGCAACCGCTCACCGAAGTCATCAAGCGTATTGGGGCCTATCAAGATGCGGGGGCTGATGGAATTTGTTTGGTTGGCGTGCGGGACTTCGAGCATCTCGAAGCGATTGCCGAGGGTCTGCGGATACCGCTGATGCTGGTTACCTACGGCAATGCCGCATTGCGCGACCAGCAACGCCTCAGCCAACTTGGCGTGCGCATTGTGGTGAACGGGCATGCTGCTTGTTTTGCTGCGATCAAAGCAACCTACGATAGCTTACGGGCACAGCGTGAGATTGCCGACAAGGACAATCTGACTCCCTCGGAGTTGTCCCACCGATACACCTCTCCGAATGAATACATCACTTGGGCAGAAGAATTCATGAGCGTGACGGGATAA
- a CDS encoding MerR family transcriptional regulator: MSGIGALSKSTGCHIETIRYYEKIGLLPPALRSTGRHRIYTEKHRSRLVFIRQNRELGFPLDDIRELIALAADADRPCADALSVVKKHLAEVESKVAKLQQIRGELLSMAGTCESTCLGSNTPDCTIVESLFEPAAGTRSGCCS, encoded by the coding sequence ATGTCAGGAATTGGGGCGTTGTCTAAATCAACGGGTTGCCACATTGAGACGATTCGCTACTACGAGAAAATAGGCCTTTTACCGCCGGCCCTGCGGTCGACCGGCAGGCACCGAATCTACACAGAGAAGCATCGTTCAAGACTCGTGTTCATCCGTCAGAATCGTGAGTTAGGATTTCCCCTCGACGATATACGAGAACTCATCGCGCTCGCAGCAGATGCTGATCGTCCGTGTGCTGACGCACTGTCCGTGGTCAAGAAACACTTGGCAGAAGTAGAGTCTAAGGTCGCTAAGCTGCAGCAGATCCGGGGAGAACTGCTTTCCATGGCTGGCACGTGTGAATCAACTTGCTTGGGTTCAAACACCCCAGATTGCACGATTGTAGAGTCCTTGTTCGAACCCGCTGCCGGGACGCGCTCCGGTTGCTGCTCCTAG
- a CDS encoding efflux RND transporter periplasmic adaptor subunit, which translates to MNLKWNGALLVGISLAFGIAGGYWFAQQRMNGVSSSAQEQSHDSPDERKALYWYDPMYPQQKFDKPGKSPFMDMQLIPKYAGGAGDRATVSIDPSLTQNLGLRFATVTRGIFDSSLDVTGVLGFNERDVAVIQARTTGFVERVYAHAPGDVLKANAALADILVPEWTSAQTEFLALKRNGDADLLAAARQRLRLTGMPATLITQVERGGKVQPYLTLTSPIGGVLQELNVRAGMTVATGDTLARVNGLSSVWLAVAVPESDSGAIAVGQAVEARLPAFPGITLSGKVGAILPETNPDSRTLRVRVELPNPDGRLRPGLTAQVRLNRSTEQSVLWVPSEAVIRTGRRALVMLAEDAGRYRPVEVHLGQESDGKTAILKGLEEGQKVVTSGQFLLDSEASLKGIVASSEEQSPPSAAASSFHEADGQIVEINDKEVTLAHGPFKTLGMPGMTMTFPLANPSLMQGLKAGDKVRIAVSQSDDGLRVERLDKSGSQP; encoded by the coding sequence ATGAACCTTAAATGGAATGGGGCATTGCTGGTTGGCATCTCGCTGGCATTCGGTATTGCCGGAGGTTACTGGTTCGCTCAACAGCGCATGAATGGGGTATCCAGTTCTGCCCAGGAGCAGAGCCACGATTCACCTGACGAACGCAAGGCTCTGTATTGGTATGACCCCATGTACCCGCAGCAAAAGTTCGATAAGCCGGGTAAGTCCCCCTTCATGGACATGCAACTTATTCCTAAGTACGCCGGTGGCGCAGGGGATCGTGCGACTGTCAGTATCGATCCGAGTCTTACCCAGAATCTCGGTCTGCGTTTTGCAACTGTCACCCGTGGGATCTTTGATTCCAGTCTCGACGTCACAGGAGTCTTGGGATTCAACGAGCGCGATGTCGCGGTGATTCAGGCCCGCACCACTGGCTTTGTGGAGAGGGTCTATGCCCACGCTCCCGGCGATGTACTCAAAGCCAACGCGGCGTTGGCGGATATCCTGGTGCCCGAGTGGACATCCGCCCAGACAGAGTTCCTTGCGCTGAAGCGCAATGGGGATGCTGACCTGTTGGCTGCGGCCCGCCAGCGATTGCGGCTCACAGGGATGCCGGCAACACTGATTACTCAGGTAGAGCGTGGCGGTAAGGTTCAGCCTTACCTGACGCTCACCAGCCCTATTGGTGGTGTGCTGCAAGAATTGAATGTTCGTGCGGGCATGACCGTGGCGACTGGCGACACTCTGGCACGCGTCAATGGCTTGAGCAGTGTCTGGCTAGCCGTGGCCGTTCCAGAATCGGATTCCGGAGCTATCGCCGTGGGGCAGGCGGTCGAAGCGCGTCTGCCAGCCTTCCCAGGAATAACACTCAGTGGCAAGGTCGGCGCGATTTTGCCCGAGACAAATCCGGACAGTCGCACCCTTCGGGTACGTGTGGAGTTACCCAATCCGGACGGGCGCCTCAGACCGGGTTTGACGGCGCAGGTACGCCTGAATCGTTCGACCGAGCAAAGTGTATTGTGGGTGCCGAGTGAGGCGGTGATTCGAACTGGCCGACGAGCCCTGGTGATGCTCGCCGAAGACGCTGGTCGCTACCGTCCCGTGGAGGTACACCTCGGGCAGGAAAGCGATGGCAAAACGGCGATATTGAAGGGTCTGGAAGAAGGCCAGAAGGTGGTTACCTCTGGTCAGTTCCTGCTCGACTCGGAGGCCAGTCTTAAGGGCATTGTTGCAAGCTCGGAGGAACAGTCACCACCCAGCGCAGCAGCCTCCAGCTTTCATGAAGCGGATGGGCAGATCGTTGAGATCAACGATAAAGAAGTCACGCTTGCCCACGGCCCCTTCAAGACACTCGGCATGCCTGGCATGACGATGACGTTTCCACTCGCCAATCCGTCGCTGATGCAGGGTCTCAAAGCGGGTGACAAGGTTCGTATCGCGGTGAGCCAGTCCGATGATGGTTTGCGTGTTGAGCGCCTGGATAAATCGGGGAGCCAGCCATGA
- a CDS encoding FAD-dependent oxidoreductase — protein sequence MSSPETLSGAPIAEYKPEQLVRGNLAILGDAAHVIWPMTGRGLLTGMEDASILAQLLETRNPKDSFASVLSSYEQARLPFI from the coding sequence ATCAGCTCACCCGAGACATTAAGTGGTGCACCCATCGCCGAGTACAAACCAGAGCAACTTGTCCGAGGCAACCTGGCGATTCTCGGTGACGCTGCCCATGTTATCTGGCCTATGACAGGTCGAGGTCTTTTGACTGGAATGGAAGACGCGTCAATATTGGCACAGCTACTGGAAACCCGTAATCCAAAAGACTCGTTTGCATCAGTGCTGAGTAGTTACGAGCAAGCACGACTGCCCTTCATTTAG
- a CDS encoding helix-turn-helix domain-containing protein → MSLRKAYAATLQWLRVRRGLSQADLRHQADQAHISRLEAATTSATIDLSADLAQALGLTPLSLLTLVAAADEGKTARSVLNDTLIELMQLGVLDAALPAEPQKITTPQRIAAAGRLKAVRELKAAGLSQAEICRQLELPKSTVGRLWHIDG, encoded by the coding sequence ATGTCCTTGCGTAAGGCGTATGCGGCAACGCTACAGTGGCTGAGGGTTCGACGTGGCTTATCGCAAGCAGACCTCCGACATCAGGCTGATCAAGCTCACATCAGCCGTTTGGAGGCAGCTACGACGTCAGCAACAATTGATCTCAGTGCTGACCTGGCTCAGGCGCTAGGCTTAACTCCCCTGTCGCTCCTCACTCTGGTGGCAGCTGCCGATGAAGGCAAGACCGCACGCTCAGTATTGAATGACACCTTAATAGAACTCATGCAGTTGGGAGTTCTTGACGCAGCGCTACCTGCCGAACCCCAAAAGATCACTACACCACAGAGAATCGCTGCCGCAGGAAGGCTCAAAGCGGTACGCGAACTCAAGGCAGCAGGCCTTTCCCAGGCTGAGATCTGCCGGCAGTTAGAGTTGCCCAAAAGCACTGTTGGGCGCCTTTGGCACATTGATGGTTGA
- a CDS encoding efflux RND transporter permease subunit, with translation MIAALIRWSVANRFLVLLATLFVTAWGIWSVQSTPIDALPDLSDVQVIIRTPYPGQAPQIVENQVTYPLATTMLSVPGAKTVRGYSFFGDSFVYVLFEDGTDLYWARSRVLEYLSQIQSRLPASAKPALGPDATGVGWIYQYALVDRSGGHDLAQLRALQDWFLKFELKTLPNVAEVATVGGMVKQYQVQLDPLKLASLGITQAEVTDAIGKANQETGGAVLEMAETEFIVRASGYLKTLNDFRAIPLKLGAGGVPVTLGDVATIQLGPEMRRGITELDGEGETVGGVVILRSGKNARETIAAVKTKLDELKSSLPTGVEIVTTYDRSKLIDRAVENLSHKLIEEFIVVALVCGIFLWHLRSSLVAIISLPVGVLIAFIVMRYQGINANIMSLGGIAIAIGAMVDAAVVMIENAHKKVEAWHAANPGEELKGERHWHVMTEAAAEVGPALFFCLLIITLSFIPVFTLEAQEGRLFGPLAFTKTYAMAAAAGLSVTLVPVLMGYWIRGRIPTEQHNPLNRWLIRIYQPALDAVLRRPKITLLVALLVFVSALWPMSRLGGEFLPPLDEGDLLYMPSALPGLSAQKAAQLLQQTDRLIKTVPEVEHVFGKAGRAETATDPAPLEMFETTIQFKPQEQWRPGMTQEKLVEELDRVVRVPGLTNIWIPPIRNRIDMLATGIKSPIGVKVAGTNLTEIDAVTQAVERVAKDVPGVSSALAERLTGGRYIDVDIDRKAAARYGLNISDVQSIMAGAIGGENVGETIEGLARFPINVRYPREWRDSVGSLERLPIYTPLGSQITLGTVAKVKVSDGPPMLKSENARPSGWVYIDVRGRDIASVVADLRQVVNEQVKLQPGMSLSYSGQFEFLERANARLKLVVPATLLIIFVLLYLTFARFDEALLIMATLPFALTGGAWFLYLLGFNLSVATGVGFIALAGVSAEFGVIMLLYLKNAWAEREDLGDNTERGLVAAIREGAVQRVRPKAMTVAVIIAGLLPILLGSGTGSEVMSRIAAPMVGGMITAPLLSLFVIPAAYRLMRRRHLIVEPINPQGKVV, from the coding sequence ATGATTGCTGCCCTCATTCGTTGGTCAGTGGCCAACCGATTCCTGGTGCTACTGGCGACGCTGTTTGTCACGGCTTGGGGCATTTGGTCGGTACAGAGCACGCCCATCGATGCACTGCCGGATCTCTCCGATGTTCAGGTGATCATCCGCACCCCTTATCCGGGGCAAGCGCCGCAGATTGTCGAGAACCAGGTGACCTATCCGTTGGCCACCACCATGCTCTCGGTGCCGGGCGCTAAGACGGTACGCGGTTATTCCTTCTTCGGAGATAGCTTCGTGTACGTGTTGTTCGAAGACGGCACTGACTTGTATTGGGCTCGCTCGCGGGTGTTGGAGTACCTGAGTCAGATACAAAGCCGCTTGCCGGCCAGCGCCAAGCCGGCGTTGGGGCCGGATGCGACGGGGGTGGGTTGGATCTATCAGTACGCACTGGTGGATCGCAGTGGCGGGCACGATTTGGCACAGCTCCGCGCTCTTCAGGACTGGTTCCTCAAGTTTGAACTCAAGACCCTGCCGAACGTTGCGGAAGTGGCCACCGTGGGTGGCATGGTTAAGCAGTACCAAGTGCAGCTCGATCCGCTGAAATTGGCCAGCCTCGGTATCACTCAGGCTGAGGTGACCGACGCCATCGGTAAGGCCAATCAGGAAACCGGTGGTGCCGTGCTGGAGATGGCAGAGACCGAGTTCATCGTGCGCGCTTCGGGCTATCTGAAGACGCTCAATGACTTCCGGGCGATCCCGCTTAAGTTGGGTGCGGGTGGTGTGCCGGTAACCCTTGGCGATGTCGCCACGATTCAATTGGGGCCGGAAATGCGGCGGGGCATTACAGAACTCGACGGCGAAGGCGAGACCGTCGGCGGTGTGGTGATTTTGCGCAGCGGCAAGAATGCTCGCGAGACCATTGCGGCGGTCAAGACCAAACTCGACGAACTGAAAAGCAGTCTGCCGACCGGGGTGGAAATCGTCACCACCTACGACCGCAGCAAGCTGATTGACCGCGCTGTTGAAAACCTCAGCCACAAGCTGATCGAAGAGTTCATCGTCGTCGCGTTGGTCTGTGGAATCTTTCTCTGGCACTTGCGCTCATCGCTGGTGGCGATTATCTCGCTGCCAGTTGGGGTGCTGATTGCCTTCATCGTCATGCGCTACCAAGGGATCAATGCCAACATCATGTCCTTGGGCGGGATTGCCATCGCCATCGGCGCGATGGTCGATGCCGCCGTGGTGATGATCGAGAACGCCCACAAGAAGGTTGAGGCCTGGCACGCGGCCAATCCTGGGGAGGAACTGAAGGGTGAGCGTCATTGGCACGTGATGACCGAAGCAGCGGCAGAGGTAGGCCCGGCACTGTTCTTCTGTTTATTGATCATCACCCTCTCGTTCATTCCGGTTTTTACCCTGGAAGCGCAGGAAGGGCGATTGTTCGGCCCATTAGCTTTCACCAAGACCTACGCCATGGCCGCAGCGGCAGGATTGTCAGTGACCTTGGTGCCAGTGCTGATGGGCTATTGGATTCGGGGTCGAATCCCCACTGAGCAACATAACCCGCTAAACCGTTGGCTGATCCGGATCTACCAGCCAGCTCTGGACGCGGTCTTGCGTCGACCAAAGATCACGCTGCTTGTCGCGTTGCTGGTCTTTGTCAGCGCGCTATGGCCAATGTCGCGCTTGGGCGGCGAGTTTCTCCCCCCGTTGGACGAGGGCGATCTGCTCTATATGCCTTCAGCCCTGCCGGGATTGTCGGCGCAGAAAGCGGCGCAATTGCTGCAACAAACAGACCGCCTGATCAAGACTGTTCCAGAGGTCGAACATGTCTTCGGTAAAGCTGGACGTGCTGAAACTGCAACCGACCCGGCGCCGCTGGAAATGTTTGAAACCACGATCCAGTTCAAACCACAGGAGCAATGGCGCCCAGGCATGACACAGGAAAAATTAGTGGAGGAACTGGATCGAGTGGTACGAGTCCCTGGCCTTACGAATATATGGATACCACCGATTCGCAACCGTATCGATATGTTGGCTACGGGCATCAAAAGCCCTATTGGAGTAAAGGTCGCCGGCACCAATTTGACGGAAATTGATGCCGTCACCCAAGCGGTCGAGCGGGTGGCCAAAGACGTGCCCGGTGTCAGTTCGGCTCTTGCCGAGCGACTGACTGGTGGCCGCTACATTGACGTGGATATCGACCGAAAGGCTGCCGCTCGCTATGGATTGAACATCTCTGATGTGCAGTCCATCATGGCCGGCGCTATCGGCGGTGAAAACGTCGGGGAGACCATTGAAGGTCTCGCACGCTTTCCGATTAACGTGCGTTACCCACGTGAGTGGCGTGACTCGGTCGGCAGCCTGGAGCGATTACCGATTTACACTCCGTTAGGCAGCCAGATCACCCTCGGCACTGTGGCGAAGGTCAAGGTCAGCGACGGGCCGCCAATGCTCAAGAGCGAGAACGCACGGCCTTCAGGCTGGGTGTATATCGATGTGCGTGGTCGGGACATTGCTTCTGTGGTCGCCGATCTACGCCAGGTCGTCAATGAGCAGGTCAAGTTGCAGCCCGGCATGAGCCTGAGTTACTCAGGGCAGTTCGAATTTCTGGAACGGGCTAACGCACGCCTCAAACTGGTGGTGCCTGCCACGCTGTTGATCATCTTCGTGCTGCTCTACCTGACTTTTGCCCGATTCGATGAGGCGTTGTTGATCATGGCCACGTTGCCATTCGCACTGACTGGCGGGGCATGGTTCCTCTATCTGTTGGGGTTCAACCTGTCGGTAGCCACCGGAGTCGGCTTTATCGCACTGGCCGGTGTTTCTGCCGAATTTGGCGTGATCATGCTGCTCTACCTGAAGAACGCCTGGGCCGAGCGTGAAGACCTCGGCGACAACACTGAGCGTGGGCTGGTTGCGGCCATTCGCGAAGGCGCTGTGCAGCGCGTTCGACCCAAGGCCATGACCGTTGCCGTGATCATTGCCGGCCTTTTACCCATTTTGTTGGGCAGCGGTACTGGTAGCGAAGTGATGAGCCGCATCGCCGCGCCTATGGTCGGCGGCATGATCACGGCCCCATTGCTTTCCCTGTTTGTCATTCCGGCAGCCTATCGCCTGATGCGTCGCCGGCACCTCATAGTTGAACCCATCAACCCTCAAGGAAAAGTCGTATGA
- a CDS encoding arsenic resistance protein gives MDREQLEKNQIPVYFVAIIVAAIGGLLAPNASQALGALVTPAIAVLMYAMFLQIPFLDLREGLANKRFMTALLTANFVAIPLLVWALTMGITDHPAILVGALLVLLTPCIDYVVVFTHIGKGDSKLTLAATPLLLLLQLVLLPLYLALMLGNDSAVVISVRPFVEAFVVLIALPLVLAVATAAGAERSRVVEGWNNAWAWMPVPAMAAVLVVVIGSQISAVVRDMDKLLPVIPVYVGFMLLAPLVGALVARAFKLPAITARSVAFSSSTRNSLVVLPLALALPEEIRGLAAAAVITQTLIELVSELIYIRVIPALVWRKA, from the coding sequence GTGGACAGAGAACAGCTAGAGAAGAACCAGATTCCCGTCTACTTCGTCGCGATCATTGTCGCTGCTATCGGAGGTCTGCTCGCACCTAATGCTTCTCAAGCGTTAGGTGCGTTGGTGACACCAGCCATCGCTGTGCTGATGTACGCCATGTTTCTACAGATCCCATTCCTGGATCTCCGTGAAGGGCTCGCAAACAAGCGTTTCATGACGGCGCTGCTCACAGCCAACTTCGTCGCGATCCCCCTGTTGGTTTGGGCGTTGACCATGGGCATAACGGATCACCCCGCGATTCTGGTGGGTGCACTGTTGGTCTTGCTGACGCCTTGTATCGACTATGTGGTGGTGTTTACCCATATCGGTAAGGGCGACTCCAAACTGACTCTGGCAGCAACGCCATTACTACTCTTGCTACAGCTTGTTCTACTGCCCCTGTATCTGGCCTTAATGCTGGGTAATGACTCGGCAGTGGTTATATCTGTCCGCCCATTTGTTGAGGCCTTCGTAGTGCTGATCGCTTTGCCCTTGGTCTTGGCGGTAGCAACAGCTGCCGGTGCAGAAAGGTCACGCGTCGTTGAGGGTTGGAACAATGCTTGGGCTTGGATGCCTGTACCGGCTATGGCGGCTGTATTGGTCGTAGTGATCGGCTCTCAGATTTCAGCGGTGGTCAGAGACATGGACAAGCTGCTGCCCGTCATTCCTGTCTACGTTGGCTTCATGCTCTTGGCACCATTGGTTGGTGCGCTGGTTGCGCGAGCATTCAAATTGCCGGCCATCACTGCAAGATCAGTAGCGTTCAGTAGCTCGACACGCAACTCATTGGTGGTTCTGCCCCTGGCACTGGCTTTGCCCGAAGAAATCAGAGGGCTCGCTGCGGCAGCAGTTATCACTCAAACGCTGATTGAGTTGGTCAGCGAGCTAATTTACATCCGAGTAATTCCTGCATTGGTTTGGCGAAAAGCGTAG
- a CDS encoding 3'-5' exoribonuclease, whose amino-acid sequence MRLFLDCEFTHLSAAAKLISLALVAEDGREFYVELLDTWQEEDCSDFVKEIVLPQLWGGSYALPIVEARMSLLRFLTSFKKEVEIVTDAPQYDWELFCDLVYEGGRWPRIVRNFPTDATTLSPTSEGEELPHHALLDARIIAGMFASVSRGNPDGAWAG is encoded by the coding sequence ATGAGGCTCTTTCTTGATTGCGAGTTTACCCATCTATCAGCAGCAGCGAAGCTGATATCACTCGCATTGGTGGCTGAGGATGGGCGCGAATTCTACGTCGAATTGCTCGATACTTGGCAAGAAGAAGACTGCAGTGATTTCGTAAAGGAAATCGTGCTTCCCCAGCTGTGGGGTGGGAGCTACGCATTGCCCATTGTTGAAGCCAGGATGTCGCTGCTCAGGTTTCTGACGTCGTTCAAAAAGGAGGTCGAGATCGTCACTGATGCCCCTCAGTACGATTGGGAGCTTTTTTGCGACCTGGTATATGAGGGCGGACGATGGCCCAGAATCGTTCGTAATTTCCCTACTGACGCAACGACCCTTTCTCCGACTAGCGAGGGTGAAGAGCTGCCTCACCACGCGTTGCTCGACGCTAGGATTATCGCCGGCATGTTTGCATCCGTGAGCCGAGGGAATCCCGATGGAGCTTGGGCGGGTTAG